The following proteins come from a genomic window of Microbacterium lemovicicum:
- a CDS encoding FAD-binding oxidoreductase → MSTPTTVRNPSDLARVLPPDVSAATFDTAIGELIAALGEDGVHVDPELVGRYDDEFPVTGDLSFTASAVVFPATTEDVQEIVRIANRHLIPLHAISTGKNLGYGGASPRVAGSIVVHVGKRMNRILELNGKFAYALIEPGVTYFELYQAIQDAGLPLWIDAPDLSWGSIVGNILDRGVGYTPYGNHSLWKSGMEIVLPDGDLLRTGMGGLPGSNTWQLFAPSFGPQPDNLFEQSNFGIVTKLGIQLMGAPPAAETFQITFDNPEDLEAIIDLMLPLRINMAPLQNVPVLRNIFLDAAQVSRRSDWYTGEGPIPDDVVERMKAELNLGYWNFYGTVYGPPPVVEQYLQIIEGAFSQIPGSRFHTTRTRPHSADDRGAHTLHDRHRINTGIPTIEEANLMNWLPDGAHMGFSPLSAPDGADALRQFRMVKQRADEFSVDYAAQFVIGLREMHHISLLLYTKTDPAQRDKTLRLVHELIDEAAQNGYGEYRAHHAWADQVAATYSFNDNAQRRFNERIKDALDPNGILNPGKAGIWPARLRGRGL, encoded by the coding sequence ATGTCCACGCCCACCACTGTGCGGAATCCGTCCGATCTGGCCCGGGTGCTGCCGCCCGATGTCTCGGCGGCGACCTTCGACACCGCGATCGGCGAGCTGATCGCGGCACTCGGCGAGGACGGCGTGCACGTCGACCCCGAGCTCGTCGGGCGCTACGACGACGAGTTCCCCGTGACGGGCGACCTCTCGTTCACCGCGAGCGCGGTCGTCTTCCCGGCCACGACGGAGGACGTGCAGGAGATCGTCCGGATCGCGAACCGTCACCTCATCCCGCTGCACGCGATCTCCACGGGCAAGAACCTCGGCTACGGGGGTGCGTCACCGCGCGTGGCGGGCTCCATCGTGGTGCACGTCGGCAAGCGGATGAACCGCATCCTCGAGCTGAACGGGAAGTTCGCGTACGCGCTGATCGAGCCCGGGGTGACCTACTTCGAGCTCTACCAGGCCATCCAGGACGCCGGTCTGCCGCTGTGGATCGACGCGCCCGACCTGTCGTGGGGGAGCATCGTGGGGAACATCCTCGACCGGGGCGTGGGCTACACGCCCTACGGGAACCACTCGCTGTGGAAATCGGGCATGGAGATCGTGCTGCCCGACGGCGACCTGCTGCGCACAGGGATGGGCGGACTGCCCGGCAGCAACACGTGGCAGCTGTTCGCGCCCAGCTTCGGTCCGCAGCCCGACAACCTCTTCGAGCAGTCCAACTTCGGCATCGTCACGAAGCTGGGCATCCAGCTGATGGGGGCGCCGCCCGCCGCCGAGACCTTCCAGATCACCTTCGACAACCCCGAGGACCTCGAGGCGATCATCGACCTGATGCTGCCGCTGCGCATCAACATGGCGCCCCTGCAGAACGTGCCGGTGCTGCGGAACATCTTCCTCGACGCCGCGCAGGTCTCGCGCCGCAGCGACTGGTACACCGGCGAGGGACCCATCCCCGACGACGTGGTGGAGCGCATGAAGGCGGAGCTGAACCTGGGCTACTGGAACTTCTACGGCACCGTGTACGGGCCGCCGCCCGTCGTCGAGCAGTATCTGCAGATCATCGAGGGCGCCTTCTCGCAGATCCCCGGATCGCGGTTCCACACGACCCGGACCCGGCCGCACTCCGCCGATGACCGAGGGGCGCACACGCTGCACGATCGGCACCGGATTAACACCGGCATCCCGACCATCGAAGAGGCCAACCTGATGAACTGGCTGCCGGACGGCGCGCACATGGGCTTCTCGCCGCTCTCCGCGCCCGATGGAGCCGACGCGCTGCGGCAGTTCCGCATGGTCAAGCAGCGCGCGGACGAGTTCTCGGTCGACTACGCGGCGCAGTTCGTCATCGGCCTGCGCGAGATGCACCACATCAGCCTGCTGCTGTACACGAAGACCGACCCGGCGCAGCGCGACAAGACCCTTCGCCTCGTCCACGAGCTCATCGATGAAGCAGCTCAGAACGGGTACGGCGAGTACCGTGCGCACCACGCCTGGGCCGATCAGGTCGCCGCGACCTATTCGTTCAACGACAACGCGCAGCGCCGCTTCAACGAGCGGATCAAGGACGCGCTCGACCCGAACGGCATCCTCAACCCCGGAAAGGCCGGCATCTGGCCCGCGCGGCTGCGAGGGCGGGGCCTCTGA
- a CDS encoding helix-turn-helix transcriptional regulator: MSPPTVALRDATMEEAMSIGSLVFHRHVLRPLDASRPPRLNLASYRSGPVTLGTLHYSSGVQLQSTAVPTAYQTNIVLQGSLRTGRLGGEDLIATPRRAVQYGLHPHGFEGFDTPTRLLGVKIDRVALERRLEVLLGRDLNGAHIEFSLGFVLDTAPARDWFTLVQLLAGRLWSERGLTDDSLVLANLQDALLTGLLVASPHSFRDELAQPVGAAAPRAVQRAVAHVDASAEAARISVPELAVVAGVSVRALQVGFRQSLDTTPLAFLHERRLTHARRDLERSDPDAVSVAEVADRWGFAHHGRFSSEYRRRFGESPSATLRRG; encoded by the coding sequence GTGTCCCCGCCCACAGTGGCGCTGCGCGACGCCACGATGGAGGAGGCCATGTCGATCGGCAGCCTCGTGTTCCACCGCCACGTTCTGCGACCGCTCGATGCGTCCCGACCGCCGCGACTGAACCTGGCCTCGTACCGGTCGGGTCCGGTGACCCTCGGGACGCTCCACTACAGCTCGGGCGTGCAGCTGCAATCGACCGCGGTGCCCACCGCGTACCAGACGAACATCGTCCTGCAGGGCTCGCTGCGCACCGGCCGGCTCGGCGGCGAGGACCTGATCGCGACCCCCCGCCGCGCGGTGCAGTACGGCCTGCACCCGCACGGCTTCGAGGGGTTCGACACGCCCACCCGCCTGCTGGGCGTCAAGATCGACCGTGTCGCCCTGGAACGACGACTCGAGGTGCTGCTGGGACGCGACCTCAACGGCGCGCACATCGAATTCAGTCTGGGGTTCGTCCTCGACACCGCGCCGGCACGGGACTGGTTCACGCTGGTGCAGCTGCTGGCCGGGCGCCTGTGGAGCGAGCGCGGACTCACCGACGATTCGCTCGTCCTGGCGAATCTCCAGGACGCGCTTCTCACCGGGCTGCTGGTCGCCTCACCGCACTCGTTCCGCGACGAGCTCGCCCAGCCCGTCGGTGCCGCAGCGCCGCGGGCGGTGCAGCGGGCCGTCGCCCACGTCGACGCGTCCGCGGAGGCGGCCCGCATCAGCGTGCCCGAGCTGGCCGTGGTCGCCGGCGTGAGCGTACGCGCGCTGCAGGTCGGGTTCCGGCAGTCGCTCGACACCACGCCGCTCGCGTTCCTGCACGAGCGCCGGCTCACTCATGCGCGGCGCGATCTGGAACGGTCCGACCCCGACGCCGTATCGGTCGCGGAGGTCGCCGACCGCTGGGGGTTCGCCCATCATGGACGCTTCTCGTCGGAGTACCGTCGCCGGTTCGGCGAGAGTCCGTCGGCGACGCTGCGGCGCGGATAG
- a CDS encoding aldehyde dehydrogenase family protein, with amino-acid sequence MTDTLTAPEVATFAPGRLYIGGQWREASDGGRSDVLDPATGRVITDVARGTTADVDAAVAAARAAFDSGVWSTLSGRERGRILQRAYALMRERTEELAQAESADVGKPIMLARVVDVNNAAELYEYYASLGHHLDGVVRETTGNTHAYVKSEPLGVVAAITPFNFPLILSSSKIAPALLAGNTIVHKPASITPLSALLMAEILSEAGVPDGVFNVVTGPGSVLGDHLVSHPDVDKVAFTGSTEVGAHAASLAAQALKPFTAELGGNAANILFADADLDAAMHTVISAFVFNTGQFCMAGPRLLVERPLYDTVLGILADAVPHVPLGDPSDPDTVIGPLASADQLEKVASMVDRARSAGARVVTGGERIDRGGGFFYAPTVLAGLPSDAEAVAEEIFGPVLTVQPFDTEEEAIAMANGTRYGLASGIQTADLARAHRVAARLRAGITWVNGWALLDPSVPFGGVKASGWGREGGPEAMASYQQSHSIVFDLGAQK; translated from the coding sequence ATGACCGACACCCTGACCGCGCCCGAGGTCGCCACCTTCGCCCCGGGCCGCCTGTACATCGGCGGACAGTGGCGGGAGGCCTCCGACGGCGGCCGATCCGACGTGCTCGATCCCGCCACCGGCCGCGTCATCACCGACGTCGCGCGGGGCACGACAGCCGATGTCGATGCCGCTGTGGCCGCCGCCCGCGCGGCCTTCGACTCCGGCGTCTGGTCGACGCTCTCCGGCCGCGAGCGCGGACGCATCCTGCAGCGCGCGTACGCCCTCATGCGCGAGCGCACCGAGGAACTCGCGCAGGCGGAGTCCGCCGACGTCGGCAAGCCGATCATGCTCGCGCGGGTGGTCGACGTGAACAACGCCGCCGAGCTCTACGAGTACTACGCCAGCCTCGGCCATCACCTGGACGGAGTCGTGCGCGAGACGACCGGGAACACGCACGCCTACGTGAAGTCCGAACCGCTCGGGGTGGTCGCCGCCATCACGCCGTTCAACTTCCCGCTCATCCTGTCGTCGAGCAAGATCGCGCCGGCGCTGCTGGCCGGCAACACGATCGTCCACAAGCCCGCCTCGATCACGCCGCTCTCCGCGCTCCTCATGGCCGAGATCCTGAGCGAGGCCGGCGTGCCCGACGGGGTGTTCAACGTCGTCACCGGCCCGGGCTCCGTGCTCGGCGATCACCTCGTCTCGCACCCTGACGTGGACAAGGTCGCCTTCACCGGATCCACCGAGGTCGGTGCGCATGCGGCGTCACTGGCCGCTCAGGCGCTGAAGCCCTTCACCGCGGAGCTGGGCGGCAACGCCGCCAACATCCTGTTCGCCGACGCCGACCTGGATGCCGCCATGCACACCGTCATCTCGGCCTTCGTGTTCAACACCGGCCAGTTCTGCATGGCCGGTCCGCGCCTCCTCGTCGAGCGACCGCTGTACGACACGGTGCTGGGGATCCTCGCCGATGCGGTGCCCCACGTGCCGCTCGGCGACCCCTCGGATCCCGACACGGTCATCGGCCCGCTGGCGAGCGCCGACCAGCTGGAGAAGGTCGCCTCGATGGTCGACCGCGCCCGGAGCGCCGGCGCCCGCGTGGTGACGGGCGGGGAGCGCATCGACCGGGGCGGCGGCTTCTTCTACGCACCCACCGTGCTCGCAGGGCTCCCCTCCGACGCCGAGGCGGTGGCCGAGGAGATCTTCGGACCGGTCCTGACAGTCCAGCCGTTCGACACCGAGGAGGAGGCGATCGCGATGGCCAACGGCACGCGCTACGGCCTGGCCTCGGGCATCCAGACCGCGGACCTCGCACGCGCCCACCGCGTCGCCGCCCGGCTGCGTGCCGGAATCACCTGGGTCAACGGCTGGGCGCTGCTGGACCCGTCGGTGCCGTTCGGCGGCGTCAAGGCATCGGGATGGGGGCGCGAGGGCGGCCCGGAGGCGATGGCGTCGTACCAGCAGTCGCACTCGATCGTCTTCGACCTGGGCGCGCAGAAGTGA
- a CDS encoding NAD(P)-dependent alcohol dehydrogenase — MTFGRAAVLDGPFQLTVSDVEFSDPGPGEVLVRIVASGLCHTDLGVLAGGIPFPTPGIIGHEGAGVVETVGAGVHTVAASDRVLLSFTSCGSCAACTADHPAYCETWLPRNLLGGLRDAASGGVTRDGEAVASHFFGQSSFGSWALADERSVVKVDAEEAELVALAPLGCGVLTGFGSVWNVLDPGPGDIVAVYGTGAVGLSAVIAAALRSPAQLIAVDLVDARLDLARELGATATINAATEDVAARLAELTGGRGVSHSFDTTGNPQVARGALDAASVRGTVLVCGAPPPGTEIAVDIQGILTGKVLRGVTMGDTDPQQLIPELVALHREGRLPLDRLERRYALDDIAQAAEDMHTGATVKPVIVY; from the coding sequence GTGACCTTCGGACGCGCGGCGGTCCTGGACGGGCCGTTCCAGCTCACGGTGTCCGACGTCGAGTTCTCCGACCCCGGGCCGGGTGAGGTGCTCGTGCGGATCGTCGCCTCCGGCCTCTGCCACACCGACCTCGGCGTGCTGGCCGGCGGCATCCCCTTCCCGACCCCGGGCATCATCGGACACGAGGGCGCCGGGGTCGTGGAGACGGTGGGCGCGGGAGTGCACACGGTGGCCGCGAGCGACCGCGTCCTGCTCAGCTTCACCTCGTGCGGGTCCTGCGCGGCCTGCACCGCCGACCACCCCGCCTACTGCGAGACCTGGCTGCCCCGCAACCTGCTCGGCGGACTGCGGGATGCCGCGTCCGGCGGCGTCACACGCGACGGCGAGGCCGTGGCATCCCACTTCTTCGGGCAGTCCTCCTTCGGGTCATGGGCCCTGGCCGACGAGCGGTCGGTCGTCAAGGTCGATGCCGAGGAGGCGGAGCTGGTGGCGCTCGCGCCCCTCGGGTGCGGCGTGCTGACGGGCTTCGGGTCGGTGTGGAACGTGCTGGACCCGGGGCCCGGCGACATCGTGGCCGTCTACGGCACCGGCGCGGTCGGACTGTCCGCGGTCATCGCCGCGGCGCTCCGTTCGCCCGCTCAGCTGATCGCCGTCGACCTCGTCGACGCACGCCTGGACCTCGCGCGCGAACTGGGCGCCACCGCGACGATCAACGCGGCGACCGAGGACGTCGCGGCACGCCTCGCCGAGCTGACCGGCGGACGGGGGGTGTCGCACAGCTTCGACACCACCGGCAATCCGCAGGTCGCGCGCGGAGCGCTGGACGCAGCGTCTGTGCGGGGTACGGTGCTGGTGTGCGGCGCGCCGCCGCCGGGCACCGAGATCGCGGTCGACATCCAGGGGATCCTCACGGGCAAGGTGCTGCGCGGCGTGACGATGGGCGACACCGACCCGCAGCAACTCATCCCCGAGCTGGTGGCCCTGCATCGCGAGGGAAGGCTCCCGCTGGATCGGCTGGAGCGGCGCTACGCCCTCGACGACATCGCGCAGGCTGCCGAGGACATGCACACCGGCGCGACCGTCAAGCCGGTCATCGTCTACTGA
- a CDS encoding pyridoxal phosphate-dependent decarboxylase family protein: protein MTDARAMHAITPDTTGTVDVVLDYARRRALWEDVPLDEPKTPDELAAVASGSITDEGIGAQRAIDLFEHVLAPACITTDHPGYLSFIPSAPTKAALSFDLVVSASSIYGGSWLEGSGAVFAENEVLHWLASEFGLPAGAGGVFVQGGTIGNLSALVAARHDARRAREASDEPLPSRWAVVCSSGAHSSIASAAAVMDVDVLTAETDAEGRLRGDAVRAVLAERGQDVFAVVATGGTTNLGIVDDIASVGEAARAHGIWFHVDGAYGLAAMLVERTRPLFRGVELADSLVVDPHKWLFAPFDACALIYREPAKARAAHTQKAEYLDHLTDKPDWNPSDLAVQLTRRSRGLPLWFSLATHGTAHYRAAIDAGIVLAADIADEIRRRPEVSLVHEPQLSVVVFRREGWALADYQAWSDRLLAEQHAFVVPSSHNGEPVLRFAIISPMTTIELLRDILDSLV from the coding sequence ATGACCGATGCCCGCGCGATGCACGCGATCACCCCCGACACGACCGGGACGGTCGACGTCGTCCTGGACTACGCCCGCCGGCGCGCGCTGTGGGAGGACGTGCCCCTCGACGAGCCGAAGACTCCCGACGAGCTCGCGGCCGTGGCATCCGGGTCCATCACCGACGAGGGCATCGGCGCCCAGCGCGCGATCGACCTGTTCGAGCACGTGCTGGCACCCGCGTGCATCACGACGGATCACCCCGGCTATCTGTCGTTCATCCCCTCGGCGCCGACGAAGGCCGCGCTGTCGTTCGACCTCGTGGTGTCGGCGTCGTCGATCTACGGCGGGTCGTGGCTGGAGGGATCGGGAGCGGTCTTCGCCGAGAACGAGGTGCTGCACTGGCTCGCATCGGAGTTCGGGCTGCCGGCCGGCGCCGGTGGCGTCTTCGTGCAGGGCGGCACGATCGGCAACCTGTCGGCGCTGGTCGCCGCGCGCCACGACGCGCGTCGCGCGCGGGAGGCATCCGACGAGCCGCTGCCGTCGCGGTGGGCCGTGGTGTGCAGCTCGGGCGCGCACTCGTCGATCGCGTCCGCGGCGGCCGTGATGGACGTCGACGTGCTGACGGCGGAGACCGACGCCGAGGGCCGGCTGCGCGGCGACGCCGTCCGGGCCGTGCTCGCCGAGCGCGGTCAGGACGTCTTCGCCGTCGTCGCGACCGGCGGCACCACCAACCTCGGCATCGTCGACGACATCGCGTCGGTCGGCGAGGCCGCCCGCGCGCACGGCATCTGGTTCCACGTCGACGGCGCCTACGGGCTCGCCGCGATGCTCGTCGAGCGCACGCGTCCGCTCTTCCGCGGCGTCGAGCTCGCCGACTCGCTCGTGGTCGACCCGCACAAGTGGCTCTTCGCGCCGTTCGACGCGTGCGCGCTCATCTACCGCGAGCCGGCGAAGGCGCGCGCAGCCCACACGCAGAAGGCCGAATACCTCGACCACCTGACCGACAAGCCCGACTGGAATCCGTCCGACCTTGCGGTGCAGCTGACGCGGCGCTCGCGCGGCCTCCCGCTGTGGTTCTCCCTGGCCACGCACGGCACCGCGCACTACCGGGCGGCCATCGACGCCGGCATCGTGCTCGCCGCCGACATCGCCGACGAGATCCGCCGCCGCCCCGAGGTGTCGCTCGTCCACGAGCCGCAGCTGTCGGTGGTCGTGTTCCGCCGGGAGGGATGGGCGCTCGCCGACTACCAGGCGTGGTCGGATCGGCTCCTGGCCGAGCAGCACGCCTTCGTCGTGCCGTCCTCCCACAACGGGGAGCCGGTGCTGCGCTTCGCGATCATCAGCCCGATGACGACCATCGAGCTGCTGCGCGACATCCTCGATTCGCTGGTCTGA
- a CDS encoding alpha-amylase family glycosyl hydrolase, producing the protein MSDTRHPSPPPEPDWVAHAIWWRVYPLGFVGAVPAPEGGAPGPEERRLRRLIPWLDHVVELGASGIALGPIFASDTHGYDVVDHFRVDPRLGDDSDVEALFAAAHERGLRVQLDGVFNHVGRRHPLVADDPDGVLRRTEGGDLVAFEGHDALVELDHSRPATRRLVTDAMRHWLDRGADSWRLDAAYRVPLDFWAAVLPDVRAAHPGAWFEAEVIHGDYAAFVTEGTVDSVTQYELWKAVRSSIQERNLFELAWSLTRHNEFLEVFAPVTFVGNHDVTRIASAITDPRHRPHALVLLALLGGTPALYAGDEFGWEAVKEERAGGDDAIRPEFPADGPAAVSGFDERVLRLHQELLGLRRRHPWLHRARTDEPRTLTNEHLEIDVILGSDRLTVALNLSDETFPLTPGELLSADDGTRGMPGRLAPHGWAVVAPR; encoded by the coding sequence GTGAGCGACACCCGGCATCCGTCCCCACCGCCCGAGCCCGACTGGGTGGCCCACGCCATCTGGTGGCGCGTCTACCCGCTCGGCTTCGTCGGCGCCGTGCCCGCCCCTGAGGGCGGTGCGCCCGGCCCCGAGGAGCGCCGCCTCCGTCGCCTCATCCCCTGGCTCGATCACGTCGTCGAGCTCGGGGCGTCGGGCATCGCACTCGGACCGATCTTCGCCTCCGACACCCATGGCTACGACGTCGTCGACCACTTCCGCGTCGACCCGCGCCTCGGTGACGACAGCGACGTCGAGGCCCTTTTCGCCGCCGCGCACGAACGCGGACTCCGCGTGCAGCTCGACGGGGTCTTCAACCACGTCGGACGGCGGCATCCGCTCGTCGCCGACGACCCCGACGGGGTGCTGCGCCGCACCGAGGGAGGCGATCTCGTCGCGTTCGAGGGCCACGACGCGCTCGTCGAGCTCGACCACTCCCGACCCGCGACCCGGCGGCTGGTCACCGACGCGATGCGGCACTGGCTGGACCGCGGCGCCGATTCCTGGCGACTGGATGCCGCATACCGCGTACCTCTCGACTTCTGGGCCGCCGTCCTTCCCGACGTGAGGGCCGCCCACCCCGGAGCGTGGTTCGAGGCGGAGGTCATCCACGGCGACTACGCGGCGTTCGTCACCGAGGGCACCGTGGACAGCGTCACGCAGTACGAACTGTGGAAGGCCGTCCGCTCCAGCATCCAGGAACGCAATCTCTTCGAGCTCGCGTGGTCGCTCACCCGCCACAACGAGTTCCTCGAGGTGTTCGCGCCGGTGACCTTCGTGGGCAACCACGACGTGACGCGCATCGCGTCGGCCATCACCGACCCGCGCCACCGCCCGCACGCCCTGGTGCTGCTGGCGCTGCTGGGCGGCACGCCGGCCCTCTACGCCGGTGACGAGTTCGGCTGGGAGGCGGTGAAGGAGGAGCGTGCGGGAGGAGACGATGCGATCCGACCCGAGTTCCCCGCCGACGGCCCGGCCGCGGTCTCCGGCTTCGACGAGCGCGTGCTGCGGCTCCACCAGGAGCTGCTGGGCCTCCGTCGCCGCCACCCGTGGCTGCACCGGGCGCGCACCGACGAGCCTCGCACCCTCACCAACGAGCACCTGGAGATCGACGTCATCCTCGGCTCCGACCGGCTGACCGTCGCCCTCAACCTGAGCGACGAGACCTTCCCGCTCACCCCCGGAGAGCTCCTCTCGGCCGACGACGGCACGCGCGGGATGCCGGGACGTCTCGCCCCGCACGGCTGGGCGGTCGTGGCACCCCGCTGA
- a CDS encoding SDR family oxidoreductase: protein MTDQPAQQQDVPGEEAALEPRADHGERSYVGTGKLTGKIALITGADSGIGKAVAIAFAREGADVAISYLSEDEDAQDTARWVEEAGRKAVLLPGDLSDPQTCRDVVARTVGDLGGLDILVSNAAFQMFREDITDIPDDEWDFTVATNLSAYFHLAKAAVPHLKPGSAIIATSSIQSDSPSPQLMPYAMTKAGMASMTASLAQMLGERGIRVNAVAPGPVWTPLIPATMPPEAVEQFGGDTPLGRAGQPAELAPAYVLLASDDGSYISGAVLPVTGGKPILGA, encoded by the coding sequence GTGACCGATCAGCCCGCACAGCAGCAGGACGTCCCCGGCGAGGAGGCGGCGCTCGAGCCCCGCGCCGACCACGGCGAGCGCAGCTACGTCGGCACCGGCAAGCTCACCGGCAAGATCGCGCTCATCACGGGGGCCGACAGCGGCATCGGCAAGGCCGTCGCGATCGCCTTCGCCCGGGAGGGCGCCGACGTCGCCATCTCCTACCTTTCGGAGGACGAGGACGCTCAGGACACCGCGCGGTGGGTGGAGGAGGCAGGACGGAAGGCCGTCCTCCTGCCCGGCGACCTGTCCGACCCGCAGACGTGCCGCGACGTCGTCGCCCGGACGGTCGGCGACCTGGGCGGCCTCGATATCCTCGTCAGCAACGCAGCCTTCCAGATGTTCCGGGAGGACATCACCGACATCCCCGACGACGAGTGGGACTTCACGGTCGCGACCAACCTCAGCGCGTACTTCCACCTCGCCAAGGCCGCCGTGCCACATCTGAAGCCCGGATCGGCCATCATCGCGACGTCGTCGATCCAGTCCGACTCGCCGAGTCCGCAGCTGATGCCCTACGCGATGACGAAGGCGGGGATGGCGAGCATGACCGCCTCGCTCGCGCAGATGCTGGGCGAGCGCGGCATCCGGGTCAACGCCGTCGCCCCGGGACCCGTCTGGACCCCGTTGATTCCCGCCACGATGCCGCCGGAGGCGGTCGAGCAGTTCGGCGGCGACACTCCCCTGGGCCGCGCCGGACAGCCGGCCGAGCTGGCACCGGCATACGTGCTGCTGGCTTCGGATGACGGCAGCTACATCTCGGGCGCGGTGCTGCCCGTCACCGGCGGGAAGCCGATCCTCGGAGCGTGA
- a CDS encoding endo alpha-1,4 polygalactosaminidase, with product MRRGITVRWRVVGSLAALAALLPACAATTTPAGAPSADTGFPAFLVFDYQLGGGYAPAAGVGGVVRDSTDVAEPGMYSICYVNGFQSQPADRDSWLAEPDLVLIGDDGQPLIDDNWPDELIFDISTADRRERIAARVGESIAACGRKGFSAVEIDNLDSYTRSDGRLTEEDAIALATLYVQAAHDAGLLIGQKNAAEMGPRGRDDVGFDFAVAEECVAFEECSAYRDVYGEAVLDIEYADNLLSGFDAACAVDDRPHSTILRDRDLVPADDADHVFQACPA from the coding sequence GTGCGCCGAGGAATCACCGTCCGGTGGAGGGTGGTCGGCTCCCTCGCGGCGCTCGCCGCCCTTCTTCCCGCGTGCGCGGCCACCACCACCCCGGCCGGAGCGCCGAGCGCCGACACCGGCTTCCCGGCATTCCTTGTCTTCGACTACCAGCTCGGCGGCGGCTATGCACCCGCGGCCGGTGTCGGCGGCGTGGTGCGTGACAGCACGGACGTGGCCGAGCCGGGGATGTACTCGATCTGCTACGTCAACGGGTTCCAGAGTCAGCCCGCCGATCGCGACTCCTGGCTGGCAGAGCCCGACCTCGTGCTGATCGGCGACGACGGCCAGCCGCTGATCGACGACAACTGGCCCGACGAGCTGATCTTCGACATCTCCACCGCCGATCGGCGCGAGCGCATCGCCGCCCGCGTCGGGGAGAGCATCGCCGCCTGTGGGCGGAAGGGGTTCTCGGCCGTCGAGATCGACAACCTCGACTCCTACACCCGGTCGGACGGTCGCCTCACCGAGGAGGACGCGATCGCACTGGCCACCCTCTACGTCCAGGCGGCGCATGACGCCGGACTGCTCATCGGGCAGAAGAACGCGGCCGAGATGGGGCCCCGTGGGCGCGACGACGTCGGATTCGACTTCGCCGTCGCGGAGGAGTGCGTCGCCTTCGAGGAGTGCTCCGCCTACCGCGATGTCTACGGCGAGGCGGTGCTCGACATCGAGTACGCCGACAACCTTCTGAGCGGGTTCGATGCCGCCTGCGCCGTCGACGACCGCCCGCACTCGACGATCCTGCGCGACCGCGACCTGGTGCCGGCGGACGACGCCGACCACGTCTTCCAAGCCTGCCCCGCCTGA
- a CDS encoding TetR/AcrR family transcriptional regulator, producing MARPPHPLLSRELIARTALTLVDRYGVEGASIRRVAARIGVNPASLYNHVPNRAAMVEDVRAIVSARIDFRPLRELPWEDGLEAWAWSYRAAFAQHPRAIPLLMTMSASAPVLLAGYEDFAVAAEAAGWATRDILPLLTLFESFILGSVLDMSGPSVVFDPTGQEEQFPRFSAAFDTVADEDPEDPVASRAFALGLRMLIASARPTS from the coding sequence ATCGCCCGACCACCGCATCCCCTGCTCAGTCGCGAGCTGATCGCCCGGACGGCGCTCACCCTCGTCGACCGGTACGGCGTGGAGGGAGCCAGCATCCGCCGGGTCGCCGCCCGCATCGGCGTGAACCCGGCGTCGCTGTACAACCATGTCCCCAACCGTGCCGCGATGGTGGAGGACGTGCGGGCGATCGTCTCGGCCCGCATCGACTTCCGGCCGCTCCGGGAGCTGCCGTGGGAGGACGGCTTGGAGGCCTGGGCATGGTCGTACCGGGCGGCTTTCGCGCAGCATCCCCGCGCCATCCCTCTGCTGATGACGATGTCGGCGTCCGCGCCGGTGCTCCTCGCCGGCTACGAGGACTTCGCCGTCGCCGCCGAGGCGGCAGGCTGGGCGACCCGCGACATCCTGCCCCTCCTCACGCTCTTCGAGTCGTTCATCCTGGGCAGCGTGCTCGACATGTCCGGTCCGTCGGTCGTCTTCGACCCGACAGGCCAGGAGGAGCAGTTCCCCCGGTTCTCCGCCGCCTTCGACACCGTCGCCGACGAGGATCCCGAGGATCCGGTCGCCTCCCGCGCATTCGCGCTCGGACTGCGGATGCTGATCGCCTCCGCCCGCCCGACCTCGTGA